The following proteins are encoded in a genomic region of Paraburkholderia sp. BL23I1N1:
- a CDS encoding amino acid ABC transporter permease yields the protein MFASSQAEIAQLFSFYNLLLLVEGLAATFVLSAAGCFTGFLAGFVIAIVRVTHSRTMAPLRALAFVYCFLFRRIPFLVTLILVFFASQTSKANLSTFAVASLSVCLIASAFLGEIIRSGLESVHKNQWEAAQTLNFSYFESLRFVIVPQAWRVIVPPTFGFFVMFIKDTALASQIGVMELTSAGKVLTNKGFSSWLVYGTVLVLYFVMSYPLSRLGKRLEKKLAATRNR from the coding sequence ATGTTCGCTTCCTCACAGGCCGAAATCGCACAACTGTTTTCTTTCTACAACCTGCTCCTGCTGGTGGAAGGCCTTGCTGCAACCTTCGTGCTGTCGGCGGCCGGCTGCTTTACGGGCTTTCTGGCGGGCTTTGTCATAGCGATTGTCCGTGTCACGCATTCCCGCACGATGGCACCTTTGCGCGCCCTTGCCTTTGTCTATTGCTTCCTGTTTCGCCGCATCCCGTTTCTGGTCACACTGATACTTGTGTTCTTCGCGAGCCAAACGTCGAAAGCAAATCTCTCGACGTTTGCCGTCGCGTCGCTGAGCGTCTGTCTGATCGCTTCCGCCTTCCTCGGCGAGATCATTCGAAGCGGACTCGAATCGGTCCATAAGAATCAATGGGAAGCCGCGCAGACGCTGAATTTTTCGTACTTCGAATCGCTGCGCTTCGTCATCGTGCCGCAGGCGTGGCGCGTGATAGTGCCGCCCACGTTCGGGTTCTTCGTCATGTTCATCAAGGACACGGCACTTGCCTCGCAGATCGGGGTGATGGAACTAACGTCGGCGGGCAAGGTGCTGACCAACAAGGGCTTTTCCTCGTGGCTCGTGTACGGCACGGTGTTAGTGCTTTATTTTGTGATGTCGTACCCGTTGTCGCGCTTGGGTAAGCGCCTGGAGAAGAAACTTGCCGCAACTCGAAATCGTTGA
- a CDS encoding amino acid ABC transporter permease, whose product MTLHFEPILQQWPYLLAGAWLSLQIAVLAFGFGMIIGLVCASVLRYGPAFLRKVVMAYVIFATNTPQLVQIFFLFFALPEIGVTLSPFTAVLIGATFNAGAYLCEIQRAGFNSVRLMEIEAAEVLGFSTPQIVRHVILPHVLKVMFPPLSNQFIVMTLGTSMASIFGVEELTGRTYNLSSQTYLSVEAFSVAGVLYVAVTLIATFALAMIGRYVCRAKIKVF is encoded by the coding sequence ATGACCCTACATTTCGAGCCCATCCTCCAGCAGTGGCCTTATCTGCTTGCCGGCGCATGGCTCAGCCTGCAGATCGCCGTGCTCGCGTTTGGGTTCGGCATGATCATCGGCCTCGTCTGTGCTTCCGTATTGCGCTATGGGCCGGCGTTTTTGCGCAAGGTGGTGATGGCTTATGTGATATTCGCGACCAACACGCCGCAACTCGTGCAGATCTTTTTCCTGTTCTTCGCACTGCCTGAGATCGGTGTGACCCTTTCGCCGTTCACGGCGGTGCTGATCGGGGCGACATTCAATGCGGGTGCATATCTGTGCGAGATCCAGCGCGCGGGTTTCAATTCGGTCCGGCTGATGGAGATCGAAGCCGCTGAGGTGCTCGGCTTCTCCACGCCACAGATCGTGCGGCACGTGATTTTGCCGCACGTGCTGAAGGTGATGTTCCCGCCGCTGTCGAACCAGTTCATCGTCATGACGCTCGGCACGTCGATGGCGTCGATCTTCGGCGTCGAGGAACTGACAGGGCGCACGTATAACCTCAGTTCGCAAACCTACCTTTCGGTCGAGGCGTTCAGCGTGGCCGGCGTTCTGTACGTCGCCGTTACGCTGATCGCGACTTTCGCGCTGGCGATGATCGGGCGTTATGTCTGTCGCGCCAAAATCAAGGTGTTTTGA
- a CDS encoding transporter substrate-binding domain-containing protein, translated as MDGFDVSIAKKIADSLGVKLEIVPVGSNDRVPFLMTDKIDAVMGGMTRNADRLKVVDFTDPVNTEVLGVLTTQATSYSDWTQLNDPAVRLVQVRGTTPIQLIHDKLPKAQLLILDNYPDAVRAIAQGRADALIDVLDFMLSYTKNYPTKWRVVDAPIEVDYDCIGVQKGNMALTQRLNKEIGTLQKNGFVAASWKKWFGSAMLHDPTASPTPVAAAQ; from the coding sequence ATCGACGGCTTCGATGTCAGCATTGCCAAGAAGATTGCCGACTCACTCGGCGTGAAGCTTGAAATCGTTCCGGTTGGCTCGAACGATCGCGTACCGTTTCTGATGACCGACAAGATCGACGCGGTGATGGGCGGCATGACGCGCAACGCGGATCGCCTGAAGGTGGTTGATTTCACCGACCCGGTCAACACCGAAGTGCTAGGTGTCCTGACGACACAGGCGACGTCCTATTCAGACTGGACCCAGTTGAACGATCCGGCGGTACGCCTCGTTCAGGTACGCGGCACGACGCCTATCCAGCTGATCCATGACAAACTGCCCAAGGCGCAGCTTCTGATCCTCGACAACTATCCGGATGCGGTTCGCGCGATTGCCCAGGGCCGCGCCGATGCATTGATCGACGTGCTCGACTTCATGCTGAGCTACACGAAGAACTATCCGACGAAATGGCGTGTGGTGGATGCGCCGATCGAAGTGGACTACGACTGCATCGGCGTGCAAAAGGGCAATATGGCACTGACGCAGCGTCTGAACAAGGAAATCGGCACGTTGCAGAAGAACGGCTTTGTTGCCGCAAGCTGGAAGAAGTGGTTCGGCAGCGCCATGCTGCACGATCCAACCGCCTCGCCCACGCCTGTTGCAGCCGCGCAGTAA
- a CDS encoding (2Fe-2S)-binding protein has product MLTVLVHGSDASRTAFILAILCIRNVYDKIKTSMKLVVKGACLMLGEKTMRIDRTGGAATVRFLFDGRPVRACQGESVAVALFASGTKTLRASPRNDAPRGMFCLMGSCQECLVIVDGRRALACRTTVIEGMRVDKVPEIGLDV; this is encoded by the coding sequence GTGCTGACCGTTCTCGTGCACGGTTCGGACGCTTCCCGGACCGCCTTTATTTTGGCCATTTTGTGTATACGAAACGTATACGATAAGATAAAAACATCGATGAAATTAGTTGTCAAGGGAGCATGTCTCATGCTGGGTGAGAAGACCATGCGCATCGACAGGACAGGTGGCGCGGCTACTGTGAGATTTCTCTTCGACGGCCGGCCGGTGCGGGCTTGCCAAGGCGAAAGCGTGGCGGTTGCGCTGTTCGCCTCAGGTACGAAGACGCTACGGGCGAGTCCGCGCAATGATGCGCCGCGCGGCATGTTCTGTTTGATGGGGTCTTGTCAGGAGTGTCTCGTCATAGTCGATGGTCGCCGCGCGCTTGCATGCCGGACGACAGTCATTGAAGGAATGCGCGTCGACAAAGTACCGGAGATCGGCCTTGACGTCTGA